One genomic window of Bacillus mycoides includes the following:
- a CDS encoding ferritin-like domain-containing protein — protein MYNSNYQDWYRQNDKLISDIEKAINGEFTAINCYAKLANMAPNQVEQKQILEIRNDEIRHFQNFVQIYTNLTGRQPKPQINEGCPNTYLQGLEFAIQDEQKTVDFYLEISDETSDASMKDLLRRIAADEQNHAVWFLYYFVKSK, from the coding sequence ATGTATAATTCGAATTATCAAGATTGGTATAGGCAGAATGATAAGTTGATAAGTGATATTGAAAAAGCTATAAACGGAGAGTTTACTGCCATAAATTGCTATGCTAAATTAGCTAACATGGCTCCAAATCAAGTAGAACAAAAACAAATTCTTGAAATCCGTAATGATGAAATAAGGCATTTTCAAAATTTTGTACAAATCTATACGAATTTAACTGGCAGGCAGCCGAAACCGCAGATCAATGAAGGATGTCCTAATACTTACTTACAAGGATTAGAATTCGCTATACAAGATGAGCAAAAGACTGTAGATTTTTATTTAGAAATTTCAGATGAAACATCAGATGCATCTATGAAAGATTTGTTGCGGAGAATAGCTGCAGATGAACAAAATCATGCGGTATGGTTTTTATATTACTTTGTGAAGTCGAAGTGA